One part of the Corynebacterium aurimucosum ATCC 700975 genome encodes these proteins:
- the glxR gene encoding CRP-like cAMP-activated global transcriptional regulator GlxR: MEGVQDILSRAGIFQGVDPVAVQNLIEQMETVRFPRGTTIFEEGEPGDRLYIITSGKIKLARHAPDGRENLLTVMGPSDMFGELSIFDPGPRTSSAVCVTEVTAATMNSEMLKQWVADHPAIAQQLLRVLARRLRRTNANLADLIFTDVPGRVAKTLLQLANRFGVQEGGALRVNHDLTQEEIAQLVGASRETVNKALATFAHRGWIRLEGKSVLIVDTEHLARRAR, translated from the coding sequence GTGGAAGGCGTACAGGATATCCTCTCCCGCGCTGGCATTTTCCAGGGCGTCGATCCGGTAGCAGTACAGAACCTTATTGAGCAGATGGAAACCGTCCGTTTCCCGCGCGGCACCACCATTTTTGAGGAAGGTGAGCCGGGAGACCGCCTCTACATCATTACCTCGGGCAAGATTAAGCTCGCCCGCCACGCCCCAGACGGCCGCGAGAACCTGCTGACCGTGATGGGCCCGTCCGACATGTTCGGTGAGCTCTCCATCTTCGATCCGGGCCCGCGTACCTCGTCCGCAGTGTGCGTCACCGAGGTTACCGCCGCCACGATGAACTCCGAGATGCTCAAGCAGTGGGTAGCCGATCACCCGGCGATTGCCCAGCAGCTGCTGCGCGTGTTGGCCCGCCGCCTGCGCCGCACCAACGCCAACCTGGCGGATCTCATCTTCACCGACGTTCCGGGCCGCGTGGCCAAGACCCTGCTGCAGCTGGCTAACCGCTTCGGCGTGCAGGAGGGTGGTGCGCTCCGCGTGAACCACGACCTCACCCAAGAAGAGATCGCCCAGCTCGTCGGCGCTTCCCGCGAGACCGTAAACAAGGCGCTGGCCACCTTCGCCCACCGCGGCTGGATCCGCTTGGAGGGCAAGTCGGTGCTCATCGTTGACACCGAGCACTTGGCCCGCCGCGCGCGCTAG